In Chelonia mydas isolate rCheMyd1 chromosome 18, rCheMyd1.pri.v2, whole genome shotgun sequence, a single genomic region encodes these proteins:
- the LOC102939319 gene encoding trypsin-3 yields MNYLALSLLLFLQLFSLIDGQNSLQRIIGGYIVAPHSSKYLVSLKRKTGFHFCGGSLVSRSWVLTAAHCKTEINQMMIVAGEYSLSTFEGTEQIFRPSRMVVHPDYSSTSKNADIMLIKQGAVVREGRFCQVSGWGYTTPMGGMTSDTLRSLRLPIISSGKCNSTASYAGHITKNMICAGFNTGGKDACQGDSGGPLVCEGRVFGIVSWGNSCARPRYPGVYTAVANFQKWIYKTIFRRE; encoded by the exons ATGGCCAGAACAGCCTCCAGCGCATCATCGGGGGTTACATAGTGGCACCACATTCCTCCAAGTACCTGGTGTCCCTGAAGAGGAAGACAGGCTTCCATTTCTGTGGTGGGTCGCTGGTCAGCCGAAGCTGGGTCCTGACGGCTGCTCACTGCAAAACTGA AATTAACCAGATGATGATTGTAGCTGGGGAATATTCTCTCTCCACTTTTGAAGGCACAGAGCAGATCTTCCGGCCCTCTCGGATGGTGGTTCATCCGGACTACAGCTCCACTTCCAAAAATGCGGACATCATGCTGATTAAG caaGGAGCGGTCGTGAGGGAGGGCCGCTTCTGCCAAGTCTCTGGCTGGGGTTACACCACTCCCATGGGCGGGATGACTTCAGACACCCTTCGCAGCCTGCGCCTGCCTATCATCTCTTCTGGGAAGTGTAACAGCACGGCCTCCTATGCGGGACACATCACCAAGAACATGATCTGTGCCGGGTTCAACACAGGGGGCAAAGATGCCTGCCAG GGGGACTCTGGCGGGCCACTGGTGTGCGAGGGCCGAGTGTTCGGGATTGTGTCCTGGGGAAACAGCTGCGCTCGTCCCAGGTACCCAGGTGTTTACACCGCAGTAGCCAACTTTCAGAAATGGATTTACAAAACCATCTTTAGGCGCGAATAG